Below is a window of Candidatus Viadribacter manganicus DNA.
CGGCTGGTCCAGACATTCTTGCAGGTGACTGAGCAGGTATGACAACCGATGCACTTGTCGAGGTTGAGCACCATGCCAATTTGAGCGCGGACTTTCATTGACCGGCTCCCACTTCAGCGAGTGGTTTGTCGAGCCAATCCACTTTGTCCATCTTTCGCACGATGACGAACTCATCGCGGTTTGAACCGACCGTTCCGTAATAATTGAACCCATAGGCCAGCTGCGCGTAACCACCGATCATATGCGTCGGCTTCAACACCGTGCGCGTCACTGAGTTATGGATGCCGCCGCGATGCCCGGTCATCTCCGAGCCGGGCGTGTTCACGATCTTCTCTTGTGCGTGGTACATGAAGACCGTGCCTTCACGGATGCGCTGAGAAACAACTGCGCGCGCGGTGAGTGCGCCGTTTGAATTGAACGCCTCGATCCAATCATTATCCTTGATGCCTGCTCGGCCAGCGTCCTTCTCCGACAGCCACACCACTGGTCCGCCGCGATTGAGCGTCAGCATCAGCAGATTGTCCGAGTAGGTTGAGTGGATGCCCCACTTCTGGTGCGGGGTAATGAAGTTGAGTATGATCTCCTTTTCGCCATTCGAGCGGAACTTGTGCGCCAACCCCGTGGTCTTGAGATCAATCGGCGGCTTGTAGACGCACAGACCCTCGCCGAATGCACGCATCCAAAGGTGATCTTGGTAAAGCTGCTGGCGCCCTGTCAGCGTACGCCAGGGGATCTGCTCATGTACGTTGGTATAGCCAGCATTGTAGCAAACCTTCTCGCTCTCGATCCCCGACCAGATCGGCGAGGAGATGATCTTGCGCGGCTGCGCCACCACGTCGCGGAAGCGGATCTTTTCGTCTTCCTTCGGTAGCGCCAGGTGCGCGTGCTCACGGCCGGTCTGCTTTTCCAACGACTGCCATGCCTTTACGGCCACCTCACCGTTGGTCTCTGGCGCGAGCATGAGAATGGTCTCACAAGCGTCGATGTCGGTTTCAATCTTCGCCAGGCCCTGGGTCGGTCCATTGAGGACTTCGCCATTGAGCGCCTTCAAATGCGCGATTTCATGGTCGGTGTTCCAGCCCAGACCCTTGCCGCCGTTGCCGACCTTGCCCATTAGTGGGCCGAGCGAGGTGAAGCGGCGATAGACGTTCGGGTAGTCGCGCTCGATCACTGTAATCTGCGGGCCGGTTTTTCCGGGGACCAGCGCGCAATCACCCTTCCACCAATCCTCTACATCAAACGGCTGCGCCATTTCGCCGGCGGTATCGTGTTGGATCGGCGTCAGGACAACGTCCTTCTCCACGCCCAAGATTTCGGGGCATACTTCCGAGAACGATTTTGCAATGGCCTTGAAGATTTCCCAGTCTGACTTGCACTCCCAAACAGGATCCACGGCCGCGGTCAGCGGGTGGATGAACGGGTGCATGTCCGAGGTGTTGAGATCGTTCTTCTCATACCAAGTCGCTGTGGGCAGAATGACGTCGGAGTAGACCGCGGTTGTGGACATACGAAAGTCGATCGTGACAAGCAGATCGAGCTTTCCTTCTGGCGCTTCGTCGCGCCACTTCACGTCCACGGGCTTGCGTCGGCCGGTAGAACCCAGATCTTTGCCGAGCACGCCGTTTGTCGTCCCAAGCAGATGCTTCAAGAAATATTCGTGACCTTTGCCGGACGAACCCAACAAATTCGAGCGCCACACAAACATGTTGCGCGGCCAATTGTCTGGGTGATCTGGGTCCATGCAGCTCATCTCGAGCCGCTTGGCGTTCAGTTCGCGCACGACGTAGTCGCGTGGATCGACACCCTCGCGCTCAGCCGCTTTCGCCACGTCCAGTGGATTGGTCTTGAGCGCCGGCGCCGAGGGCAACCACCCCATACGCTCGGCCTTGGCGTTATAGTCGATGAAGGTCACACCCCAGTCGCCGTCTGGTGCGGTGGGTGAAAGGATTTCTTTCACGTCCAGCGTTTCGTAACGCCACTGATCGGAATGCGCATAGAAGAAGCTGGTAGAGTTCTGTTGGCGCGGCGGACGCGCCCAATCGGTCGCAAACGCCAGCGGTGCCCAGCCGGTCTGAGGCCGCAACTTTTCCTGTCCAACATAGTGCGACCAGCCACCACCAGATTGACCGATGCAGCCACACATCGCGAGGAGGTTGATCACCCCGCGATAGTTCATGTCCATGTGATACCAATGGTTCATCGCCGCGCCGATGATCACCATCGACTTGCCGTTGGTCTTTTCCGCGTTGGTCGCAAAACCGCGCGCCACGGCGATGATCTGATTGCGCGGGACAGTCGTGACGGCCTCCGCCCAAGCCGGCGTATAGGGTTCAAGGTCATCGTAGCTGGACGGCATGTGCTCGCCGCCGAAGCCCTGATCTACACCATAGTTGGCGAGCATCAGATCGTAGACGGAGGCAACTAACACCTCACCGTCCTTCAACGTCATGCGTTTTGCAGGAATGCGACGCATCAGCGTGTCAGGGTGGTCGGTGGACGCAAACCCGTTCGAGGCGGTGTTGGCAAAGTAGGGAAACAAGACCTCGGCGACTTCGTCGTGCGCGCCCTTGAGGCCAACGCGCAGCTTCACCGGCGCGCCATCCGCCTTCTTCTCTTCCAAATTCCACTTGCCCTGTTCACCCCACCGGAACCCGATCGAGCCGGTCGGCACAACCGGGTTGCCAGTCGCTTCATCAATGCCGATCGTCTTCCAGTCGGGATTGTTGTCTTCGCCTAAGCCATCGACAAAGTCCGAAGCGCGCACCAGCCGATCGGGAACGTAGCGGCCATCCTTCTTCACAAGCCGCACCAGCAACGGCATGTCGGTGTAGCGGCGGACGTAGTCCTGAAAGTACGGCACCTGCCGGTCGCGATGGTACTCGCTCAGCACCACGTGACCCATGGCCATCGCGAGCGCGGCATCTGTCCCCTGCTTCACCGAAATCCACAGGTCGGCGAATTTCGAAGCTTCGGAATAGTCCGGACAAATGACGACGGACTTCGCACCTTTATAGCGAACCTCCGTGTAGAAGTGCGCGTCCGGCGTCCGCGTCTGCGGCACGTTCGAGCCCCAGACCAGAATGAAGCCGGAATTGTACCAGTCCGCGGATTCCGGAACGTCGGTTTGCTCGCCCCAGGTTTGCGGCGAAGCCGGCGGCAAGTCGCAGTACCAATCGTAAAACGAACCGCAGACGCCACCGATCAATTGCAGATAACGAGCTCCGGCCGCGTAGGAGATCATCGACATCGCGGGGATTGGCGAGAAACCAAACACTCGATCTGGACCGTGCTTCTTCACGGTGTAGGCGTTGGCGGCGCCGATCAACTCAGTGACTTCGTGCCAGGCAGCGCGCACCAGGCCGCCGCCGCCGCGAATGGAAGTGTAGGATTTCCGCTTGGCCGGGTTCTCGACGATCGACGCCCAAGCCTGCACCGGCGACATCGTCTTGCGCGCTTCGCGCCACATCTTCATTAAGCGACCACGCACGAGCGGA
It encodes the following:
- a CDS encoding nitrate reductase subunit alpha is translated as MSHTLDRLAFFTRKTELYSEGHGVMNDEDRSWEEAYRRRWQHDKIVRSTHGVNCTGSCSWKIYVKGGIVTWETQQTDYPRTRPDLPNHEPRGCARGASYSWYLYSGNRVKYPLVRGRLMKMWREARKTMSPVQAWASIVENPAKRKSYTSIRGGGGLVRAAWHEVTELIGAANAYTVKKHGPDRVFGFSPIPAMSMISYAAGARYLQLIGGVCGSFYDWYCDLPPASPQTWGEQTDVPESADWYNSGFILVWGSNVPQTRTPDAHFYTEVRYKGAKSVVICPDYSEASKFADLWISVKQGTDAALAMAMGHVVLSEYHRDRQVPYFQDYVRRYTDMPLLVRLVKKDGRYVPDRLVRASDFVDGLGEDNNPDWKTIGIDEATGNPVVPTGSIGFRWGEQGKWNLEEKKADGAPVKLRVGLKGAHDEVAEVLFPYFANTASNGFASTDHPDTLMRRIPAKRMTLKDGEVLVASVYDLMLANYGVDQGFGGEHMPSSYDDLEPYTPAWAEAVTTVPRNQIIAVARGFATNAEKTNGKSMVIIGAAMNHWYHMDMNYRGVINLLAMCGCIGQSGGGWSHYVGQEKLRPQTGWAPLAFATDWARPPRQQNSTSFFYAHSDQWRYETLDVKEILSPTAPDGDWGVTFIDYNAKAERMGWLPSAPALKTNPLDVAKAAEREGVDPRDYVVRELNAKRLEMSCMDPDHPDNWPRNMFVWRSNLLGSSGKGHEYFLKHLLGTTNGVLGKDLGSTGRRKPVDVKWRDEAPEGKLDLLVTIDFRMSTTAVYSDVILPTATWYEKNDLNTSDMHPFIHPLTAAVDPVWECKSDWEIFKAIAKSFSEVCPEILGVEKDVVLTPIQHDTAGEMAQPFDVEDWWKGDCALVPGKTGPQITVIERDYPNVYRRFTSLGPLMGKVGNGGKGLGWNTDHEIAHLKALNGEVLNGPTQGLAKIETDIDACETILMLAPETNGEVAVKAWQSLEKQTGREHAHLALPKEDEKIRFRDVVAQPRKIISSPIWSGIESEKVCYNAGYTNVHEQIPWRTLTGRQQLYQDHLWMRAFGEGLCVYKPPIDLKTTGLAHKFRSNGEKEIILNFITPHQKWGIHSTYSDNLLMLTLNRGGPVVWLSEKDAGRAGIKDNDWIEAFNSNGALTARAVVSQRIREGTVFMYHAQEKIVNTPGSEMTGHRGGIHNSVTRTVLKPTHMIGGYAQLAYGFNYYGTVGSNRDEFVIVRKMDKVDWLDKPLAEVGAGQ